A stretch of Triticum aestivum cultivar Chinese Spring chromosome 1D, IWGSC CS RefSeq v2.1, whole genome shotgun sequence DNA encodes these proteins:
- the LOC123163306 gene encoding nucleobase-ascorbate transporter 2-like — protein sequence MIPAVLVPMMGGSDVSAPLRFLIRATPHGLAPGVTSFSANNVWWCSRLAISDGLQGDRVRVVQTLLFVTGINMLLQSLFGTQLPTVIGGSYAFLIPVMAIVQDSSLAAIPDDHERFLKSMRAIQGAVIVSSSIQIILGYSQLWGIFSRFFSPLGMAPVVALLGFGFFERGFYQVGRCVEVGLPMLILFVVLYQKFSIANCLLVSYQYLKNVQIREIPILERFSLFICIALVWAYAQILTSGGAYNHFVLRLVVDAV from the exons ATGATCCCGGCGGTGCTGGTGCCCATGATGGGCGGGAGCGACGTGAGTGCGCCTCTGCGTTTCTTGATTCGCGCCACCCCCCATGGGTTGGCGCCTGGCGTCACAAGTTTCAGTGCCAACAATGTCTGGTGGTGTTCTCGGCTTGCCATCTCGGATGGGTTGCAGGGAGACAGGGTGAGGGTGGTGCAGACGCTGCTCTTCGTCACCGGCATCAACATGCTGCTGCAGTCGCTCTTCGGGACGCAGCTGCCCACGGTCATAGGAGGCTCCTATGCCTTCCTCATCCCGGTGATGGCCATCGTGCAGGACTCGTCGCTCGCGGCCATACCTGACGACCACGAG AGGTTCCTCAAGAGCATGCGGGCCATACAAGGGGCGGTTATAGTGTCCTCCAGTATTCAGATCATCCTTGGTTACAGCCAGCTCTGGGGTATTTTCTCCAG ATTCTTCAGTCCACTGGGAATGGCGCCGGTGGTTGCGCTGCTCGGTTTTGGCTTCTTCGAAAGAGGATTC TATCAGGTTGGGAGATGCGTTGAGGTTGGCCTGCCAATGTTAATCCTCTTTGTTGTGCTTTACCAG AAGTTCAGCATTGCTAACTGCCTTCTTGTTTCTTATCAGTATCTGAAGAATGTACAGATAAGAGAGATCCCCATACTGGAACGATTCTCCCTGTTCATTTGTATCGCATTGGTCTGGGCTTATGCTCAAATCCTCACTTCTGGTGGCGCGTATAATCATTTTGTACTACGATTAGTTGTCGATGCTGTGTAA